ATGTATGTATCTATGTATGTATCTATGTATGTATCTATGTATGTATCTATGTATGTATCTATGTATGTATCTATGTATGTATctatgtatttatttatatatttatttatgtatttattatttatgtatttatctatgcatttatttatgtatttatcTATGTATGTATCTATATTTGTATCTGCGTATTTCTGATAAAGATACATATACtctataataaaataaaaaaaattcaattatatattttatttattttagCATACCAATAAGGccacatatattattccaAAAATTAATACAATTTGTTTGCAATGGAAGGCACTTAAGGAAcatttcttttcattttctttttggACGTCCattaaagaatatttaGAGGAATTTTTCGAACTGAAATTTTTACAATTCGAATCTCCTGTAGATTTAATGTTAGTTGGATTAGAAAGACGCATTTTTACgtaaagaaaataattatataatattatttctaaTGTTGTTGTTTCtacaataattataaatgcaaatattatatatatatataatatataaatacatatattttatttttatttaatttttttttaaaatatatatttaaaaattaaaaaaaaaaatacatattttttttttttttttttttttattataatattatttttattattattattattattttttttttctttctcttattttttttttttttattattttatttttacataaattaaattaaaatgttttCATAAAAGATAgatactatatatattttttttcaatgATTTAAATTAATCATGGATTGATAgaatatatgatatatataaatatttatgtaaacTAGAAGCAGctaaaaataatatatgtaatatatatacgaCTATAAATTGTAAgataattaattatttcaCTTAAATTTTTGTTCTGTTCAATctaaaaattaataaatgcatttgaaatatatctcttataatacatatttttttatttcttctttttctatctcgttttttattataaatcgttataaaatatgaaaaaagaatattttctttttaaatattcaaagttaaaaattattaaatataaataaatatatattattatatatatataaatatatatatatatatatatatatatatatataatatctatAAATGTTGAAATTTAAATCAAAccacataaatatatttcatcaaataaaatattatattatattatattttttaatattattaaatataaagagaaatataataattttacatttttttattatgtttacaaaattaattatatataaattctaTGATATTAAATAAGATTATATGGGTACTTATTTTAATGAAATCATTTAAGTTATATCTTTTCTTggtatattttattacaaaatataatatttcatatattttacaattggtatcatttttttcttttatttttaattgaaataatttcatatattatatattttggTTAAACcatattgtttttttatttattatatttatcctaacttaatatttaaacaaaaacaaaatatgaaataagTACGAAgtaatcaaaaaaaaaaaaaaaaaattataataaataaatacgAA
The genomic region above belongs to Plasmodium reichenowi strain SY57 chromosome 13, whole genome shotgun sequence and contains:
- a CDS encoding glycophorin binding protein, with product MRLSNPTNIKSTGDSNCKNFSSKNSSKYSLMDVQKENEKKCSLSAFHCKQIVLIFGIIYVALL